Below is a window of Clostridia bacterium DNA.
AACTAGTTAATCGGACGCGAGCTCATCTTAAGGCACCTCAGTTTTGATATCTCTCTCATGCGGGAGAAATATGTTATGCGGTATTAGCACAGATTTCTCTGTGTTATCCCCCTCCTTAAGGCAGATTACTCACGCGTTACTCACCCGTCCGCCGCTTTCCACTTAATCATTCACCCGAAGGATCATTCTTAAGTTTCTCGCTCGACTTGCATGTGTTAGGCACGCCGCCAGCGTTCGTCCTGAGCCAGGATCAAACTCTTAATAAAAAATTTATTAATCGTTCAAATTAATTCTGACTTAGTTTTGCTAGCTTTTTCTTTGCTTGCATTTCCTTTATTACCTTGGTTCATTTTTAAACTCAGTTTAAAACTCATTTTTAAAAAATTTCAAGGACCATCATATTGTTTAATTTTCAAAGACCGATGCCAGATTTGTTCCAGCAACTTTCTTAATATACCATACTATTTTTTATATGTCAAGCAAATTTTTAAAATTTTTTTATATTTTTTTAAATCACAAGAAATACTTAAAAATCATAAATTATAATAGATTATCTGCGGAGGTGCTTTATTATGAACAGGAAGATTCTTATACTTGGAGGAGACTTAAGACAACTTACTGTTGCAAAGGAATTTAAAAATGATGGATTTGATGTTTCCTTTTACGGATTTGATAACTCTACCGAGTCTATTCCTTATTATATATACAGTGATTTAGAAAAAGGAATTTTGGAAAATGATATACTCATAATGGGCATACCCTTATCCAGAGATAACCTGTATTTAAATGCACCTTTTTCCAAGAAAAATATAAAATTATCTGAAATAACAGAATATTCTGATTCTAAAAAACTTCTTTTTGGGGGTATTTTAAATTCTTCATTCAAAAGCGAATTAAAAGCGAAAAACATTTTAAGTTTTGATTACGGATTAAGGGAGGAACTTAGTGTATACAATGTTATTCCAACAGTTGAAGGGGCAATCTCCATTGCGATAAATGAAACTCCTTTTACTCTGCACGGGTCAAACATACTTATTTGCGGGTTTGGAAGAATAGGAAAAATACTTGCAAAAAGTTTATCTTCTCTTGGAGTTAACGTTACGGTAAGCGCCAGAAAATTAGAAGATTTATCATGGATTGATTGCTATGGATATAAAAAAATTAAGACAAAGAATATTTATGATAATATAAACAAATTTGATATTATATTTAACACCATACCATCTTTGGTAATTGATGAGGAATGTTTAAAGAGAGTTAAGAAAAATTCAGTTATAATAGATCTTGCATCGGGAAGCGGAGGCATAGATTTCAAATATGCAAAACTTCTTGACATAAAAGTTATACGCGCTCTTTCTTTACCTGGGAAAATTGCACCCCAGACCGCAGGAATAATAATCAAAAATACAATCAGTAATATCTTAACTGAGTTGGGGGTTAAAATATGGGGAATGTGAATGTGGGCTTTGCCCTCACCGGTTCCTATTGCACATTTAATAAAGTTATACCCCAAATTGAAAAAATCAAAAATATGGGGTATAATGTTATACCTATTGTATCAGATAATGTATTTAAGACAGATACAAGATTCACTGATGCAAAAACTCTTATTGAAAAATTAGAAGATATATGTAAAAACAAGGTTATTTCAACCATTAAAGATGCTGAGCCGATTGGTCCTAAAAATCTTATTGATGCGCTTATTATTGCACCTTGCACCGGCAATACATTGGCAAAGTTATCAAACGGTATTACCGATACATCTGTTACAATGGCAACTAAGGCAACATTAAGGAATTTAAAGCCTATTATAATAGCAGTATCGACAAATGACGGACTTGGAAATTCGCTTAAGAATATAGGATTTCTTTTAAATTATAAGGGAATATTCTTTGTTCCTTTCAATCAGGATGCGCCTTTTGATAAGCCACGCTCATTAGTTGCAAATATGGATGAAATAGATAAAACTCTTCTTTTTGCAATAGAGGGAAAACAGATTCAGCCTATTATATACGAAAAATGACCATTCAAAAATATTAAAAAAGTTCAGGAACTTTCCTGAACTTTTTATGTATTAACAATTTGTTTCTTCTTTAAATGATGGAACGAGGTTTTTTAATTTATCTCTTATGCTGGAAGAATCTTCTTCATTTGCATATTTCAAAAGCACATCAATATCTTCTTTTAATTTTTCAAAGTCGATATTATTAGGTTTTGCAACAAAGATTTTTTTATTCTTGGTTGAAGACAGACCTTCTTCATCCATAAGCAGTTCCTCATATAATTTTTCGCCCGGTCTTAGACCCGTAACAACGATATCTATATCTCTGCCCACAGTCAAACCGGATAGTTTTATCATTTTTTCTGCCAAATCATATATTTTTACCGGCTCACCCATATCAAGCACAAATATTTCTCCGCCATTAGCAAAGACTCCTGCTTCCATAACAAGTTGAGCGGCTTCAGGAATAGTCATAAAATACCTTGTAATATCCTTATGTGTAATAGTAACCGGGCCACCGTTTGTTATTTGTTTTTTAAACAGAGGAACAACCGACCCGTTACTTCCCAACACATTACCAAATCTTACTGCAACAAATTTGGTATTACTTATTTTATTTATTCCCTGAATAATCATTTCGCACACACGCTTGGTAGCACCCATAATATTAGTAGGGTTAACTGCTTTGTCTGTTGATATTAAAATAAACTTTTTAACATTGTGTTTATCAGATACAAGACATGCATTAAGAGTTCCTACAATATTATTCTTTACTGCTTCGCAGGATGAATCTTCCATAAGTGGAACGTGTTTATGCGCTGCTGCATGAAATACAACTTCGGGTTTTATTTTTTCAAATATCTTATCTAATCTGTTTTTATCTCTTACACTTGCAATTAAAACTTCAATATCAAGTTCAGGTGCAATGTCTTTTAATTCATTCTGAATATCGTACGCATTGTTTTCATAGATATCAACGATGACAAGTTTTTTCGGTTTGAACGCTGCAATTTGTCTGCAGAGTTCTGAGCCGATAGACCCACCTCCGCCTGTTACTAAAATTACCTTATCGCTTAAATCTTCGGATATATCATCAATATCAAGTTCGATAACATCACGAGGAAGTAAGTCTTCTATCTGAATATCTCTTGCATCTTTGTTAACTTTAACATCGCCTGAAATTCCCATTGTTTTAGGAAGAATTTTAATTTTACAAGAGGTGTTTGCGCAAATATTAAGAATTTCATATTTATCTTTTTCAGAGATGGACGGAATAGCAAGAAGAATTTCTTTAACATTTTTTTCTTCACAAATGTCCAGGATATCATCTCTTGTACCAATTATCTTGATACCGTATACCAATGACCCGCTTTTTCTTAAATTGTCATCTACAAGCCCGACTATGTTATAGTTAGAATATTTATCTCTTCTTATACCTCTTATAGCCAATGCTGCAGAGTCCCCTGCTCCAATAATAAGTAAATTTGTTTTCACATTATTGGTTTGTGCAAAATACTCTTCTAAGAAAGCATAAACAACCTTTATTCCTACTCGGTATCCAAGACACATAATAATAGACACTATTCCGGATGCAATAACATATTTATAAGGCAAGAAATAGTTGCCAAAAAATCCTGTTGCAAGGCCAACTATTGCAACTGCTCCTATACTCGCTAAGAAACCTGAGAAATATTCCTTCGTTCCTGTATAAACCCAAAGCGAGGAGTAAAAATCTATTACATTAAGAGCAATTACAATTGCAACTCCTGTTACTATAACAGAATATGTTGCCTGAGGAGTTTTTAAAAAACTTATAAAATCATTTCTTATTAACATTACAACAAGAAAATATGCAATAGCAACCATGCAAAAGTCTATAAACATTAAAAATAATTTTCGTAAATTTCTTCTCATGGGTAAAATACCTACTTACTCAATATTTTTTCCGAATTTTCTTCTATTTTCTTAATCAACTGTTCTCCGTATTTTTTCTCTATGTATTTATATGCTTTATCCA
It encodes the following:
- the dpsA gene encoding dipicolinate synthase subunit DpsA, encoding MNRKILILGGDLRQLTVAKEFKNDGFDVSFYGFDNSTESIPYYIYSDLEKGILENDILIMGIPLSRDNLYLNAPFSKKNIKLSEITEYSDSKKLLFGGILNSSFKSELKAKNILSFDYGLREELSVYNVIPTVEGAISIAINETPFTLHGSNILICGFGRIGKILAKSLSSLGVNVTVSARKLEDLSWIDCYGYKKIKTKNIYDNINKFDIIFNTIPSLVIDEECLKRVKKNSVIIDLASGSGGIDFKYAKLLDIKVIRALSLPGKIAPQTAGIIIKNTISNILTELGVKIWGM
- a CDS encoding dipicolinate synthase subunit B; translation: MGNVNVGFALTGSYCTFNKVIPQIEKIKNMGYNVIPIVSDNVFKTDTRFTDAKTLIEKLEDICKNKVISTIKDAEPIGPKNLIDALIIAPCTGNTLAKLSNGITDTSVTMATKATLRNLKPIIIAVSTNDGLGNSLKNIGFLLNYKGIFFVPFNQDAPFDKPRSLVANMDEIDKTLLFAIEGKQIQPIIYEK
- a CDS encoding polysaccharide biosynthesis protein, which encodes MFIDFCMVAIAYFLVVMLIRNDFISFLKTPQATYSVIVTGVAIVIALNVIDFYSSLWVYTGTKEYFSGFLASIGAVAIVGLATGFFGNYFLPYKYVIASGIVSIIMCLGYRVGIKVVYAFLEEYFAQTNNVKTNLLIIGAGDSAALAIRGIRRDKYSNYNIVGLVDDNLRKSGSLVYGIKIIGTRDDILDICEEKNVKEILLAIPSISEKDKYEILNICANTSCKIKILPKTMGISGDVKVNKDARDIQIEDLLPRDVIELDIDDISEDLSDKVILVTGGGGSIGSELCRQIAAFKPKKLVIVDIYENNAYDIQNELKDIAPELDIEVLIASVRDKNRLDKIFEKIKPEVVFHAAAHKHVPLMEDSSCEAVKNNIVGTLNACLVSDKHNVKKFILISTDKAVNPTNIMGATKRVCEMIIQGINKISNTKFVAVRFGNVLGSNGSVVPLFKKQITNGGPVTITHKDITRYFMTIPEAAQLVMEAGVFANGGEIFVLDMGEPVKIYDLAEKMIKLSGLTVGRDIDIVVTGLRPGEKLYEELLMDEEGLSSTKNKKIFVAKPNNIDFEKLKEDIDVLLKYANEEDSSSIRDKLKNLVPSFKEETNC